The window ATACATACCTGTGGAGGCATTTTGACTGCTACTAGTATTCTAACATGCTGTGAGCTGAAGAGTGTAGCCGAATCAGGATGAACTACAGTGCTGTAGTAGTCTGGACGACCTAACCACTCAGCAATAATCCTGTTAGTTTTGTATATGCCGACATGCACGCTGTACCTGACCTAAACACATACACTCATTCACCCTGGCCTGGTGATCAGACATTAGCATTGCATATCAGGGTTTAATCCCAGAGGACATAAACCCTGGTAATCCCTGTTTAGCTGTGCTGAATAATACTGAGAAGAATAGAGGCCCAACCAGGACATTTTGCCTAATCTACATTCCCTGATGTTGGGGCAAACTGTACAATACAGTATCTAAAACAACTGTGGGTGAATGAATCCCTATAAATGATTCCACCACTTTGATATCTACTATTAGTTCGTATGATGAGCTGAGACTCTCTGGTTGTTGGGTTCGTGCTGAGACACCCTCCAGTTGTTGGGTTTGTACTGAGACATTCTCCAGTTGTTGGGTTTGTACTGATACACTCTCCAGTTGTTGAGTTTGCACTGAGACACTCTCCAGTTGTTGAGTTTGCACTGAGACAATCTCCAGTTGTTGGGTTTGTACTGAGACACTCTCCAGTTGTTGGGTTTGTACTGAGACACCTTCCAGTTGTTGAGTTTGTACTGAGACACTCTCCAGTTGTTGGGTTTGTACTGAGACACTTCCAGTTGTTGGGTTTGTACTGAGACACTCTCCAGTTGTTGGGTTTGTACTGAGACACTCTCCAGTTGTTGGGTTTATACTGAGACACTCTACAGGTGTTGGGTTGGTGCTTAGACACTCTCCAGTTGTTGGGTTTGTGCTGAGATCATCTGTGGTTGTTGGGTTCTGTGTTGCAGCCACTCAGCTAAAGCCAGACGAAGGAACTCCAGATCTCCCAGCAGGCCTAGTGAGACTCAGAATGGAAACAGATGGAACACTGCATGATGTCATGGAGCACGATATCCAGAAGGTACGTTCACTCACATCACTTTTCATCCTCTCGCTCTCTgatctttttctcctctcttgtTTGCTTaatctctccatcactctcctggtGATAACACTCACTCTATTTTCATCTGTGTCTCTCTAAAGCCCTCTCTCCTTTGAGACATCCTTTtcgctcttcctctctgtcctcctccagaTTAACCCATCTGAGTTGGACCTGTGTGAGGACTTGAGTGACCTGCAGAGTGTGAATGAATGTAGTGTGCTCTACACGTTAACCAGTCGAGCTAAAGCCAGCCTGCCCCTCACACACGCCGGACCCAACCTGCTCAACTTCTGGCCTCCACTGAATCAACAGGGCAAGGTAAGCACACACAGGACAGTGTTTGGACCTGGATTGCTCTGGAACACAGGTGTTGTGTTCATGTCATTCCACTGGAGCCAGGTGATAAGGGAGTGTTGATCCCTCTGTAGCGCACGGCACTCGTGGTTTGATTCCCACGTGGGCCAGTATGAAAACACATGAAGATGTGCTCACCGCCGTGTGTCGCtgtggataagagcatctgctaaatgatgtGAATGTTCATGTGTCCTGTCCCCAGACCCCACTCTCTCGTCGTGGGGACAGCGTCTGGGACGCCCCACCCGCCCTGGCTGCTCTGGTCCGGCGTGTTTATATCTCCATGGTGGGGACGCGCAGGGACCAGAGTGTATGTGCTGTGGGACGAAGCGGCACGGGCAAGACCACGTCCTGCCAAGCTTTCACACATACACTCCTCAAACAGGCTGGCACCGCCGGAGACAGTGTCAGTGGTGagaacctctgtgtgtgtgtgtgtgtgtgtgtgtgttgcgggTGTGTACATGTTCTTCTGTGATAATTAGGAATTGAAGAGTAGGTACATAATTGtaattgtgtgtgggtgtatgtgtatgtccAGTGGAGCGTATCCAAGCAGTGTTTACGATCCTGAGGTCCtttgggtgtgtgagctctcaTCACAGTGATGCCTCGTCTCGCTTTGCCATGGTTTTCTCTCTGGACTTCAACCACGCTGGACTGGTCTGTGCTGGTCAcctacaggtacacacacacacgcaaaaagTGTTACCAGTCATGGAAGTGTATTCCTTTATGCTGGTATGTGCAATATCATTCAGTCCTTACCGTCTTCTCATCCTTCTCCacctttctcctcttctctgtcttctttTCTTATTCACTCttcttctcatccctctccaCTTTTCTTCTCCCTCATTCTTCTTCTCATCCCTGTTCACTTCATCTCATCCTCTCCAATTTTCTTCTCCCTCATTCTTCTTCTCATCCCTGTTCACTTCATCTCATCCTATCTCCTCATCCATCTTCTCATTCCTCTGTCCTCCCATCATCCCTCTCAGTTTCCCTCTTTCCTTACATTATCCCTCTCAGTTTCCCTGTTTCCTTACATTATCCCCCTCAGTTTCCCTCTTTCCTTACATTATCCCCCTCAGTTTCCCTCTTTCCTTACATTATCCCTCTCAGTTTCCCTCTTTCCTTACATTATCCCTCTCAGTTTCCCTCTTTCCTTACATTATCCCTATCATCACACAAAATCCTTCTTTCCTCTTTTCCAGACTATGATGTTAGAGAAGTGGAGGGTATGTCagaagatggaaggagagagcaatttcCTGATCTTTTCCCAGATGTTGGCTGGACTCAGTACAGAGATGAAGTACACACAAACTCAAAAAAGCACACACCGAATGGTTGATGGACAGAATGTTTGATGGACAGAATCCTTCAGTTGTTTTGACTTTGAACAAGACAATTGAGGCAGCACTTTCTCAGCTCCTAATTTTAAAggatatacactgaacaaaattataaaggcaacacttttgtttttgccctcatttatcatgagcttaactcaaagatctaagactttctctatttACATacaaggcctatttctctcaaatattgttcacaaatctgtcttcttctttgctgagataatccatccacctcacaggtgtgccATATCAAGATATGGCAcacatgattattgcacagatgtgacttaggctggccacaataaaagggcactctaaaatgtgcagtttcactgtattgggagGGTCCGGGAACCAGTCAgaatctggtgtgaccaccatttgcctcacgcagtgcaacacatctccctcacatagagttgatcaggttgttgattgtggcctgtggaatgttggtccactcctcttcaatggctgtgtgaagttgctggatattggcaggacctggaacacgctgttgtatacgccgatccagagaatcccaaacatgctcaataggtgacatgtccggtgagtatgctggccatgcaagaactgggatgttttcagcttccaggaattgtgtacagatccttgcaacatggggctgtgcattatcatgctgcaacatgaggtgatgatcgtggatgaatggcacaacaatgggcctcaagatctcgtcacggtatctctgtacattcaaaatgccatcaataaaatgcacctgtgttcgttgtccataacacacgcctgcccataccataaccccaccgccaccacgggccactcgatccacaacgttgacatcagcaaaccgctcacccacacaacgccctactgtctgccatctgccctgtacagtgaaaaccgggattcaccgttgaagagaacacctctccaaagggccagacgccatcgaatgtgagcatttgcccacacAAGTTGGTTACgatgacgaactgcagtcaggtcgagaccccgatgaggatgacgagcatgcagatgagcttccctgagacggtttctgacagtttgagcagaaattctttggttatacaaaccgattgttgcagcagctttccaggtggctggtctcagacgatcttggaggtgaagatgctggatgaggaggtcctgggctggtgtggttacacgtggtctgcggttgtgaggccaggtggatgtactgccaaattctctgaaacgcctttggagacgacTTTTGGTagagaaataaacattcaattcacgAACAACAGCTCtagtggacattcctgcagtcagcataaCAATTGCATGCTCTCTCAAAACCtacaacatctgtggcattgtgttgtgtgatggaactgcacattttagaatggccttttattgtggccagcctaaggcacacctgtgcaataatcatactgtctaatcagcatcttgatatgtcacatctgtgaggtgaatggattatcttagatctttgagttcagctcatgatgaatgGGGCAAAagcaaaagtgttgtgtttataattttgttcagtgtagttaaaGAAGTACATTTTTAGTTGGACTTTTTATCCAGTTGATGACTGATGAAAGTAGTGTAGTCTCAATGACATGACCTTCTGTCTTCTCTTGGTAGGACGGAGCTGCAGATGAATCAATTACCAGAGGCCAACTCCTTTGGAATAGTTGCACCCACCAAGGTAACCAGGATGTGTTGCAAACTTTCAGTTCAGTTTTTTGTCATAATACTTTACCTCAGATAATAAAGAACGCCTtgcctttttctctctgtccttctatGTATCAGGTGGAAGAAAAACAGCGTGCATCTGTGGCCTTCACCAAGCTGCTGGTTGCCATGGAAACGCTGGGCATCTCAGCCAATGAGCAGCGAGCAATATGGCATGTTCTGGCAGGAATATTCCACCTGGGAGCAGCGGGATCATGTAAAGGTATGGCCtatacctctctgtctctttctccataTCATAGCCCACATGATATTTCATAGCGCCAAACAATTACAAGAACCTGTGAATGACAATGGCAAGATGTTCTATTTTTGTAGTCCACTTTCTTCTTTTTTGCTTCTGCCCCATCTCCTTTTGCTCCCCCTCttcctttccctccatctctccccttcCCCACCTTCTCACCACAGTGGGGCGTAGGGCATTTGTGAGTTTCGACAGAGCCCAGGTGGCCAGCAGTGTGTTGGGTTGTGACGGGGAAGAGCTCCAAACAGCCGTGTTCAAGCATCACCTCAGACAACTGCTGCAGAAGGCCACCGGGGGTGCCAGAGAGAGACATGCTGCCACTGATGTAGAAGAGGGTATGaacaacgggggggggggggggggggggttctttgAGGAGggtatgtgttttattgttggGCACAGGGAAGTGTTAAGCTATTTGCACCAGTCCACGTTCATAATTTTGCAGGCTTTACTTCAGCATTTGTTCCGTTAATGCCTACATTTTCTATGCACACGGGTAAATATAGTGAACTAATCACCAGTCACAAAAGCTCTTAAAAACACTGAATGTGTGTTTGCGAGCGATGGACATCCATGACAGGTCTTCTGTTCTATTTTTATACTGGAGCAGAGAGCAGAGCTGTGTATGTTGTAGAATGTCATCGCCAGGTCAACTGTAACTAAAAGCAAAGGAAAACCTGCCAACAACCTGCTAACTTGACTGTAGATCTGGGCACCTGATTGGCACAGGAAGATAGGCAAATGGTCTGTTACTCATGAGATGAACATCAGAGGTAGGATTCACATAGGCTTCATGGAGGCCTAGACTATGTAAGAAATCTATGGTGCTCATTAGATTTGGTTTTTACCATTGGGATATTATCTAAAGACTAAACAAGTCTTCAGTATGTGTCGTGTTGAGAAAAGTTGTAAAGTTCAGTCACAGATATTTTTGAATAGCTCATGCACATAAGTTTTTGACATAAGTGTCAAATTAGCAGTCCGTATTTTACTTTGATGTGCCTCCTTTAGTGTCTTATCATGTTATGGCCACAGAACCTTCTAGTAGTTCCAGAAAATCAGGAAAGAtatatgtgttgtgttatttttcaGATCCAAATAACAGCTTGACCTAGAACCTAAGCTTTATATTGCTTACttcatttatcattttaaatgtgtcatgTTTTATGTGTGGCATAAAAACAACTCATCATTCTGTATTCATCTGCCCACTCCACTGAGGCTGTAGCCATCCAGGTTTGCATTGCTTATTGACTGTGTGGTGGATTGGCACGGAAAAGGTGTTATTTACACAGTTTTTTGTCATTATAAATCCAGCATGAAAACATTGCACCAGTTTTCCCCAGCTTCTTATTATCTGCAGGTGCGTCTGATTGTAGTGTAatgagacaggcagggagagtgAACTCAACCCTGGTGGTCAGGGAACTCTAAACCTTCTGGCTGTAGTCCTGAGTGTGAcagatatgcacacacacacacacacacactctcttcctCACCATGTGTGTGTACCCCCAATCTCTttatctctttgtctctctctttctctgtcactctgtctgtgtctctctgtctctgtctctctccaggaCCTCGGCTGACTGCCACACAGTGTGTAGATGGCATGGCTTCTGGACTGTATGAGGAACTCTTCACGGCTGTAGTTTCACTTATAAACAGGTGCACACACTTTCTGATCTAACCTTTAATTTGTATCTGCTCAAGGCTAGATGAGCAGACCCTGTGTATGTAGAGCCCCCTCAGGCAGTCCAATGTATAGACCTGAGTATGTAATAGAGGTGAGGTTTTAGGCCTGAAGCCTGGGTGTTTCCTGCTGTTCCTCCCCAGGgccctgagctcccagcagCTGACGCTCGCCTCAGTGATGGTGGTGGACACTCCAGGCTTCCGCAACCCCAGGcacagtggagaggagagggctgCAACCTGGTCTGAACTCTGTCACAACTACTTACAGGAGAGACTACTGGACcacttctacacacacaccttcacacacactctggaCAGATACACACAGGTACAGAAACAAACTCACACAGTTGTGTAATTCCGTGCTGGATCGCCATTTTGCCTTGGTGATGGGGTGTGTCCTGAACTGTTGTTCCAGGAGAGGGTTCCAGTGGACTTTGAACCCCCGGAAAGTAGCCCTGCTGAGGTGGTGTCCGCCATAGACAAGCCTGCTCTACAGGTAACACAGCCCTCGGATGTATGCACAAACGTTTCCACAATCAATAACCAACAGTCTAAGCTATATTTACGTTTCCGGAATGTCACCCTGCAATCTGGGCACTGATTGGCCTCAATGGAggaatattgtgtgtgtgtgtgtgtgtgataggtgAGAGGGGCGGAGGGAGACCCTAGAGGACTGCTGTGGGTTCTGGATGAAGAGATGGTGACTCCGGGTTCAACAGAACACGTTGTCCTGGAGAGAGTCTGCCAGTATTACGGTTCAACTGGTGAGAccggatgggggagagaggagtgaagaggaggatggaggggagggagggagggagggagggagagagatggagggagggagaggggaaactAGAGACGGTGGTAATTTGTATTCAATGTTGTTTCTCGTCAGTGCGTCAGTGTGAGCAGCCCCTGCAGTGTGAGGTGAGCCACCTGATGGGTTCTGATCCAGTCAGGTATGACTTGACTGGTTGGTTCAGCCTGGTCCAGAACAACCCCTCTGCTCTCAACGCCATATCACTGCTGCAGAACTCCTCTGTGTACGTGTGGCTGTTGTTTAAAATATTCCCATTTGTGTTTATtgaaatgaattaaatgttGGCTTTCAACCTTCTCTTAtttacctctctctttctctctcactctgtttttctctctctccttccctccctttcCAGAGGGGCAGTGAAGGCACTGTTTGGCCCCCGTGCGTCTGTGCCCCCTCTTTGTCGGGGTTtaggaggagtagagggaggcagccagcgctcccTGCAGAGGAGTGGCATCGTCAGAAAGACCTTCAGCGGGGGAATGGCCGCCATACGCCGACACTCCCACTGTATATCAGTCAAACTGCAGGCCGTAAGTATCCTAATATACAATCCCACTGTGTATCAGTCAAACTACTAGATGTAAGTATCCtactatatacactcacactcTCTATCAGCCAAACTTCAGACCGTAAGTATTCTAATATACACACCCACTGTGTATTAGTCAAACTACAAGACGTAAGTATCCTAATATACACTCCCACTGTGTATCAGTCAAACTACAGGCCGTAAGTATCCTAGCATACATGCCCACTGTCTCTCAGTCAAACTACAAGCCGTAAGTATCCTAATATACACTCCTACTGTGTATCAGTCAAACTACAGGCCATAAGAATCCTAATATACACTCCCACGGTGTATCAGATAAACTACAGACCGTAAGTATCCTAGCATACATGCCCACTGTCTCTCAGTCAAACTACAAGACGTAAGTATCCTAATATACACTCCCACTGTGTATCAGTCAAACTACAGGCCGTAAGTATCCTAGCATACATGCCCACTGTCTCTCAGTCAAACTACAAGCCGTAAGTATCCTAATATACACTCCTACTGTGTATCAGTCAAACTACAGGCCATAAGAATCCTAATATCCACTCCCACGGTTTATCAGATAAACTACAGACTGGAAGTATCCTAATATACACTCCCACTGTGTATCAGTCAAACTACAAGCAGTAACTAACCTAATATACACTCCCACTGTCTGTCAATCAAACTACAGGCCATAAGTTTCCTAATATACACACCCCTCACCTCTCCACCCAGGACGCTCTGATGAATGTGATTCGTCGAGCCAAGCCGGTCTTCCTGCAGTGTGTGGGTGCTAAGACGGAGAGCAGTGGCGGCGGCTTTGACATTCCTGCCCTCAGGGTCCAGCTGCACTCTACACACATCCTCCCAGCCCTGCAGCTCTACCGCACAGGTTAGCCTCACTCAGCCATTATCCCCCACATACATGTGCAGGTTAGCCTCACCCAGCCATTATCCCCCACATACATGTGCAGGTTTGCAGAGCGCTAGTCATTATCCCCCACATACATGTGCAGATTTGCAGAGCGCTAGCCATTCTGCGCACATTGTCACGTTGATGGAGCACAGTTGGTGCTGACAAACAGCTGTTCCTGATGGATGCCAATCTAACCCACCATACTGCGTGTCctgccacctctctctctcctttgtctctctctgtctctctttctttgtctgtctctgtctctcaggttTTCCAGAACACATGCCTTTAAGTGACTTCAGGTGTCGTTTCCAGGCTCTCTCTCCTCTGGTCATGAAGCGCTACGGTTCAGTCTTCAGCACCCCAGATGAGAGGAAGGCAGTGGAGGAGCTGCTGGTAGAACTGGATCTGGACAAGAAAAGTATCTTTCTGGGAGCCAGCAGGGTGAGAGACATCAAGTGAAGGATTCATTTCTGACAATGGTCCCTCTGGGATTCCACAAGAATGAGTTACAGTACCTCACATTTcgactctccctgtctccccttgcctctctctgtttctcccaccTCCCTTTTTGAATTGCTCTCTCGGTTATGTCTCTTCATTCTCCTACGTCCCTAGATGTTTACAAAGCGAGGTGTGCTGAAGTACCTggagcaggagagagacaaGCTGGTCAGTGGTTGGCTGGTTCAGCTACAGGCATCCTGTATGGGACACCTGGCTAGACAGCAATACCGCAAAATGAAGGTGAGTCTGACCCATGACCTCTCACCCTGTCCCTTGACCCAGGACAATATGTAACAACTGTCAGTGAGTTGTAGTGTGTTAGGTTATGTAGATCAGGTGTAATACTGAGGTGCGTCTCCATGTCCCCCGTACAGGTGCAGCAGATGGCTGTACGGTGTATCCAGAATAACATCCGTGCTCTCAGGGGTGTGGCCAAGTGGAGCTGGTGGAAACTGTTGTGTAGATTACGCCCTCTACTGGATGTTAACATGGATGACCAGAGACTCAGAGCCAAGGAGGTAGGAATCAGTTTGGACGCTACTGAGCTATTCGGAGGTCACGGATTGATTCAGTGACGATTCAGTGATTCCGGGACGACTCAGTGATTCAGGGACCACTCAGTGATTCACAGACTCCTCAGTGATTCGGGGACGACTTAGTGATTCAGAGACTACTGGGTGATTCTGAGGCCATGGAGCGATTCACAGGCCATTCTGAGCTCAATGAGTTGACCCAGGTTTGATTTCCAAAAATAGCATTGTTGCCACCAAAAAAATACCTCAACATTCATAATGGAgacaaaatatgacaaaagtTCCAAAGATAACAATGATCCACGGTGAGGATTTTTCCACTGTCCAAGAAGCACACAGAAGAGCACACAGGCTATGTGATGTTATCATGTAACTACAAGCTCCACTCAACATTTCATTCAAAATAGCTTCAAAATCTTTTGAAGCTATTTCACTAagctataaaaatgtatttgagtaATGCCAGAATTGCTTCACATTGCAAATTAAAGTTTCACCATCAAAGACTTTGACGTCTCTAAGTTTAGTGTAAATTACACTTGTGGTGATATTAATATCCATGAGAATTATTAGTATATTTGTAATTTCTATTTTGCCAATTGCAGTGCCCTTTCCAGGAACTTTGTGCTAATCCACAAGCAGAAATCCAATCCTGTGCTTGCAATTTTGGATTCTATCCATGCTGGCTTTAGTGGGCTGAGATACAAATCCAAAGTAGGCAGGACATATAGGCTGTTGTCACTGTACAAATATACAATATAGCTAAATAGATCACTGAAACACTTTAgccatttcatttgtaagtaaATTGTTTTGCGAAAGGGTCtaatttctttaaatgtgtgaCATCTTTACATCCACCTGTTTTTAACGACACATGAGCGTTCAATGAAAATACTTCCTAATGTACTTGATGATTTAGACACCACTCAGTGATTCCACACTAAGCAAGCATGTCCCAAGACAGTGATCAACTCCAAACAGAAACACCTTAATCTTGATTCCAAAGACTTTTGAATCAATTTAAAAGTCAAAAGAGTTGGTTTATGATTTTGGAAAATACTCAATTTTTCCAGGATGAGATCATAGCTCTGAGACGACGGCTGGAGAAatctgagagggagaggaacgAGCTGAGACAGAGCACTGACATTCTGGAGACCAAGGTGGGTGAGAAGTATAGTTTTAGAAATGCAATTTTTAAAGTTTATGAGGATACTAAAAAAAATGATATAGTCAGTAACCACAGTACTGGTTGAGAATaaatgttggtgtgtgtccTCTAGGTGACGGCAATATCCTCTGAACTAAGCGATGAGCGTTTCCGTGGTGAAGCTGTCAGTCAGGCTTTGGatatagagagaggagagagactacGACTCACCAGAGAGAACAAGGAACTACAGGTAGAATCACAACAGCTCTCTATAACAGAAACAGTTCTGTAAGAGTTCTCTAACAGCACTATAAGAGTTATATACCAGCTTTATAAGAGTTCTATAACAGCTCTATTACAGTTCTCTAACAGCTTTATAACAGCTCTATAACAGTTCTATAACAACCCTAATACAGCTCTATAACAACCCTATAACAGCTCTATAACAGTTCTAACCCAGCTCTACAGCAATTGTCTAGTAAACTAGAACTTTAAGTATTGTGTGCCTAGCTACAGTATATCCTGTCAGATtttgtccctctttctctctatgtCTATCTCTTCCTCTTCACCCCTCTGTCAGGCTCGTCTGGACCAGTGTAAGGTCACCACAGAGATGCTGGAGAAACAGTTGGAGGAGGAGAAGCAGAAGGTCCAACGTGGAGTGTCCCATGTAGGGACAGGGACAGGTAAAAGCTGGGGGAGTACTATAGGTAATTGCCTTTTATTCTGATTAAACCTTAGGGGCGAAGCTCTCACACAGGCACAATGGGTTGACTGGACCAGCGGTTACTGCTGATCACTGTTGCCATGAGGCATCTGTCTGAATGAAGAATGAATGCCAGAACCACCACGTTTTGACTTTTATTCACACCAGAAAGGCAAACCCAGTCACACTGGGAACAGATCAAATATTTTCAGGGAAAACAAAGAGCTTCACACCTCTCTGTTTGAAAGTTGGGAGCCAAGTGTCCTGTTTACGCATGCGTACCACTGTTTTCTGGTCAATGTATAGCACAACTggtgtaaatgttttgtgtccACGAGAGATTAGTCAGCTAAGGGCTTTGGATTGACCTttcaaggaggaggagggaacaGCCGTGGGGATCTGAATGGAGGTTGTGTGGCTTAGAGTCATTGTGATtcttattcacacacacacacacacacactgacaccctgTATCGGTCCCACCATACAGAGAGTGAGATGGCGCTTCAGTTAGAGTGCTGCCAGACAGAGGTGGAATTTGTCAGGAGACGAGTCAAACAGACTGAAGAGAGACtggaggcagaaagacagacacgcCTAGAACTGGATGCCAAGGTAttgcccacacacacaatatacatAGGAatacacaagaacacacacacaggtttgttTTCTATCCTTGTAAGATAAAAAGAGGggactgtactgtactgtactgtactggacTGTTCAAATACTTCAATAATTACATGGGTGTTTGTTTTGAGTGGGGCTAGAGCAGAGCAGCGTGtgcatattttgaataaaatacaaaacaagttGAAAGTATGGAGCGGTATTTGGAGTGATCTGCCCAGCATTTTTAAGCTCAAAATGATGTAGGCAGGTTCTTGTTTTGTCAAACGGGGCTCCGACTCTCCCTGACTCAGCCCCACGCATCCCTTTGGTAGGTGGCGTCTCTACAAGCCCAGCTGGAGCAGTCTAAGAAGAGCACTACAGAGTTGAAGCGTCAGGTTCGTCGGGTCACATCTGACCTCCAGGATGCCCGTGTCCTCACCGACAGCCTTCAGGGTCGCGCTCACGAGCTGGACCGCAAAcagaggaggtgtgtgtgggttggtgtgtctgtaataTTATACATGAAGTCCTTGGCATGGgattcattgtgtgtgtttccaggtTTGACAGTGAGCTGACCCAAGCTTTAGAAGAGGCTGACAGAGAGCGAGAACTGAAGGACAAAGCTATCCACGAGAGCACTGTACTGAGATCAGAAATATACAGCCTAAAACGTACTCTGCAGGTACACTCTGCTCACGCTCTCACTTGAACAaccaaaatgtggagaaatatACAACTTTAACTtattgcgtgcgtgtgtgtgtgtgtttgtgtgcgtgcatgcgtacAGGGGAACCAGGCAGAGTTGGTCCATGTGCAGCAACAAAAGGAGGAGCTGTGTGCCCAAATCCGTGACCTCAGTGTGCCCTTTGACCTGGCCTCTGACTCGCTGCCTGACTTGAAGAAGCAACTCCGCCTCCTGGAAACCCAGACcaatgagagaggagaggagatcaCCAAGCTCACCACCCAGATTCAACAGGCGCAGCAGGTATGCGGATCATGTTCTCCCACTCACACATTACTGTTGACAACAGCCTGTAGGTTGAAAGCTGAAACTTAGTACACAATAATGCACAGTCAGTCAACACGTGACACAGACactacaaacacagagacacaacccACAGAGAGAGGCGCAACCCACATAGAGAGACACAACCCACATTGAGAGACACAA is drawn from Esox lucius isolate fEsoLuc1 chromosome 14, fEsoLuc1.pri, whole genome shotgun sequence and contains these coding sequences:
- the LOC105015222 gene encoding unconventional myosin-XVIIIb isoform X4; its protein translation is MALRNELLVNGERGRHSNQSDMKTSSPRRILSPDLKSPPQGETPGPQKQDLTSGKLKQKQEVTSELLKRGQIARSGKEKVPNDAKKPRMDEKKDNQKEGKNEGVIEPRQEPEGKPADTAIAEHETKEVRDVWYEVGTVWYVHKEGYCLATQLKPDEGTPDLPAGLVRLRMETDGTLHDVMEHDIQKINPSELDLCEDLSDLQSVNECSVLYTLTSRAKASLPLTHAGPNLLNFWPPLNQQGKTPLSRRGDSVWDAPPALAALVRRVYISMVGTRRDQSVCAVGRSGTGKTTSCQAFTHTLLKQAGTAGDSVSVERIQAVFTILRSFGCVSSHHSDASSRFAMVFSLDFNHAGLVCAGHLQTMMLEKWRVCQKMEGESNFLIFSQMLAGLSTEMKTELQMNQLPEANSFGIVAPTKVEEKQRASVAFTKLLVAMETLGISANEQRAIWHVLAGIFHLGAAGSCKVGRRAFVSFDRAQVASSVLGCDGEELQTAVFKHHLRQLLQKATGGARERHAATDVEEGPRLTATQCVDGMASGLYEELFTAVVSLINRALSSQQLTLASVMVVDTPGFRNPRHSGEERAATWSELCHNYLQERLLDHFYTHTFTHTLDRYTQERVPVDFEPPESSPAEVVSAIDKPALQVRGAEGDPRGLLWVLDEEMVTPGSTEHVVLERVCQYYGSTVRQCEQPLQCEVSHLMGSDPVRYDLTGWFSLVQNNPSALNAISLLQNSSVGAVKALFGPRASVPPLCRGLGGVEGGSQRSLQRSGIVRKTFSGGMAAIRRHSHCISVKLQADALMNVIRRAKPVFLQCVGAKTESSGGGFDIPALRVQLHSTHILPALQLYRTGFPEHMPLSDFRCRFQALSPLVMKRYGSVFSTPDERKAVEELLVELDLDKKSIFLGASRMFTKRGVLKYLEQERDKLVSGWLVQLQASCMGHLARQQYRKMKVQQMAVRCIQNNIRALRGVAKWSWWKLLCRLRPLLDVNMDDQRLRAKEDEIIALRRRLEKSERERNELRQSTDILETKVTAISSELSDERFRGEAVSQALDIERGERLRLTRENKELQARLDQCKVTTEMLEKQLEEEKQKVQRGVSHVGTGTGKSWGSTIESEMALQLECCQTEVEFVRRRVKQTEERLEAERQTRLELDAKVASLQAQLEQSKKSTTELKRQVRRVTSDLQDARVLTDSLQGRAHELDRKQRRFDSELTQALEEADRERELKDKAIHESTVLRSEIYSLKRTLQGNQAELVHVQQQKEELCAQIRDLSVPFDLASDSLPDLKKQLRLLETQTNERGEEITKLTTQIQQAQQVHLRFEMEMERMKQIHLKELEDKEEELEDVHKSSQRRLRQLEMQLEQEYEEKQMVVHEKNDLEGLIATLCDQVGHRDFDVEKRLRRDLKRTHALLVDAQLLLSTIDHPGHSQAPGSNEHIEHLHCQLEESEARRAEVESVQKTLSMELENTQIELENICKLKSLLDEQVGQLQHEKSDLLKRLEEDQEDLNELMKKHKALIAQSSSDISQIRELQTELEEVKKERHRLQEELTASVARVQFLESSTVGRSIVSMQEARVCDLENKLEFQRGQVKRFEVLVLRLRDSVVRLGEELEQCAQTEARERENSQYYQQRLQDMRLEVEDLVQREQDSSRRCMELEMQVTELTAVRQTLQADLETSIRRIVDLQAALEEVESSEESDDESVATAVESFSKKRDLDSVSSVGSQSLGTEDVGEGIRHWLGVPRGGPRGGSPYGSSTISHQSGRQSVTDTMSTYSFRSCVDPDEEGSGPAGVVGNGGGSGPGRASSSALSELLEGLRKRRGGAETGEGSGSTISLPIYQTTGASTLRRRASALSLGPEDLQEPRSILKPPSPLLPRAASLRNMGQPQAPPAASGDSGAKRYSSTDSLSSLPSLPLLSSLTSPTVPRRRPPTICIPEEDDEEAIRTQRSPQLMRRRLLESVVSEGGGEGYLGSEPMVFQNRRLQGDNNRGDAASDILPAIRRAQSTSSLASSIRGGRRALSVHFGELPPSRSRMGSDSSSNSSGSGGSSQRGRAQPRRVGEPQGERLEAEGSEGGDVASVMKKYLKKSEDLQKSEVD